The DNA sequence gacgaacaagaagagttgattattttccgataaaatctgtacatgactacactaagtcgatattaacatccgtacggttggatcgttgacaaatccattttataaattaattaagtcaactgggtagtagtacccgtgtcagggactacagcttttaccggatttctgttaaaaagacgaacaagaagagttgattattttccgataaaatctgtacatgactacactaagtcgatattaacatccgtacggttggatcgttgacaaatccattttataaattaattaagtcaactgggtagtagtacccgtgtcagggactacagcttttaccggatttctgttaaaaagacgaacaagaagagttgattattttccgataaaatctgtacatgactacactaagtcgatattaacatccgtacggttggatcgttgacaaatccatttcagaaattaattaagtcaactgggtagtagtacccgtgtcagggactacagcttttaccggatttctgttaaaaagacgaacaagaagagttgattattttccgataaaatttgtacatgactgcaataagtcgatattaacatccgtacggttggatcgttgacaaatccatttcagaaattaattaagtcaactgggtagtagtacccgtgtcagggactacagcttttaccggatttctgttaaaaagacgaacaagaagagttgattattttccgataaaatttgtacatgactacaataagtcgatattaacatccgtacggttggatcgttgacaaatccatttcagaaattaattaagtcaactgggtagtagtacccgtgtcagggactacagcttttaccggatttctgttaaaaagacgaacaagaagagttgattattttccgataaaatTTGTACATGACTACAATAAGTCGATATTAACATCGATAAAATTTGTAAATGACTATCCATAAGTCgatttttatttggatttaattgaTTTTGACATTCTTGGACATAATTTAAggattatttaaaattttaacaaCCCAATCATTGAGCTTTGTTATGTCTGAATGAGAACATAATAATTGAAGTCAAAATTAGGTCATTCATTACTCCTCATCTTATCCCCTCCTGTACTCTCCATCGTGATTCGTGGCGGCTCCATCGCACCTCGACCTCCTCGAACCTCCATCGACCTCGACCTCAAGCTCGACCTCGACCTCAAGCTGCTTCGCACCTCCTCCATCGCACCTCGACCTCAAGCTCAACCTCCCCCATCGAACCTCGACCTCCATCGCAGAGACCTCCATTTTAGGTAAATCCGTAACCTAAATTATCTTTTTAGTGTTTTAGGGTTCCTCCATTGTTTCAGTGGTTTAAGCTCTAACACAAGCTCACCTCTGCAATTAATTGTTTGAAGTGATAAGCttaatagttaattgtttaattagttagtcataatcttaattagttaattgtttaattagttagtcataatcttaattagttaattgtttaattagTTAGTCATAATTTTTAATTAGTCACCTCTGCAATTAATTGTTTGAAGTGATGCACATTGGGAATTTGGGTTTGTGATAAGCTTAATTAGTTACTAATTGCTAATAGATTATGTAGTTGTTGCTGATTGTTTTGGTTTGGTAGTTAGTCAGAAGGCAACAATGTCCCTTCTTCTTTCAATGAAGCGAAGAAAACCTTATGTGCATTAGGAATGGGTTATGATAAGATACACGCATGCCCGAATAATTGTCTACTATATCGTGGGCCACAAGATGAAGATGAGACTACTTGTCGCATATGTAAGGCCTCTAGATGGAAACTGAATAAGAAAGGAGAAGAACAAGAAGGAGTCCCTGCTAAGGTCTTATGGTATTTCCCCTTGATACCAAGAATAAGAAATTTGTTCAATACACCAGCGATTGCGAAGGACATGACTTGGCATGAGACCGAACGACAACAAGATGGTAAAATGAGGCATCCAGCAGACTCGCAAACATGGAAGGATGTCGATCAAAAGTGGCCTGATTTTGCATCGGAGAGTAGAAACCTCCGGTTAGCTTTATCCGCCGACGGTTTCAATCCTTTTCATGGAAACCGTACTGATCACTCAAGTTGGCCAGTTTTGCTATCGGTTTACAACCTTCCACCTTGGCTCTGTATGAAAAGAAGGTACATTATGCTTTGCTTGTTAATATCAGGACCGACCGAGCCTGGAAATGATATAGATGTGTTCCTTCAACCACTTATTGAAGATCTGCAGGAGTTGTGGCGCGGGAAACAAGTGTACGACGCATATAGACAAGAGTCTTTCGTACTTAGGGGCATATTATTATGGACAATAAGTGACTATCCGGCCTTGGGGAACTTGTCGGGACATGTAGTTAAAGGATATAATGCTTGTATTGTTTGTGTTGATAAAACAGAGGCTACTAGGCTGGTTCACTATCGGAAGACGGTAGTTATGAGGCATAGGAGGTGGTTGCCTCGTCATCATCCGTATAGAAAGCAAAAGGCAGCTTTTGATAATAGCGTTGAGACAGGTGCTGGTCCTATTCCATTAACTGGTGAGCAGGTTTTTGAAAGAGTACAACATCTAAGGGACCATGTCTTTGGTAAGACACAACGCCAACATAAACGGAAGAAAGGTGATGCTAGACCAGTTTGGAAGAAGTTATCTATCTTCTTTCAACTTGAGTATTGGAAATTTTTGCCAGTTAGGCATGTTCTCGATGTGATGCACatcgagaaaaatatatgtgaggctttacttggaACTTTGCTAAATATTCCCGGAAAGACAAAAGATAGGGAGTCAGTCCGTCTCGATATGGCAGAAATGGGAATAAGAATGGAGCTAAGGCCAAAAACTCCCGGAAAGAAAGAGAAGGTACCTTTGGCTGCATGGAACTTATCAAATGCTGAAAAGAAGGTAGTTTGCTCATCATTTCTTCAAATGAAGTTACCGGATGGATTTTGTTCAAATATCAAGAATCTTGTAAATATGGAAAAACTTCGGCTTGTTGGAATGAAATCTCATGATTGCCACacaatattgcatcatttgcttcCAATTGCGATTCGGTCGGTACTGCACAAAAAAGTCAGGTGCACAATAATAAGGTTTTGCCTTTTCTTCAAGGCAATTTGCAGCAAAGTCATCGATGTAGATAAATTGGAAAATATGCAATCTCAGTTGGTGGAAACATTATGCCAGCTGGAAAAACACTTTCCCCCTTCGTTCTTCGATGTCATGATCCATCTCTCAATTCATCTTGTGAGAGAGGTTAAGCTTTGCGGGCCAATCTTTCTACGTTGGATGTATCCTTTTGAGAGATATATGAAGGCGTTTAAAGTATATGTTCGAAATGCTGCTCATCCCGAAGGTTGTATTGCCGAGGCATATGTTGCCGAAGAGGCCGTTGAACGTTTGGTCAATTTTGAAGAAGCTACCATAGGTTTGCCAAAAAATGATAGGCATGAGCAAAATGCAATAAGCAAACCTTTATCTGGTGCGACAATGATCAAGCCAAGCAAAGAGGAATTGCATCTAGCACACTTATGTGTTCTGCAAAATAGCAATCACATGAGGCAATATTTTGAGTAAGTTACTaacatatgtgtgtgtgtgtgtgcattttgttattttctCATTATCTGCAATTCGGTAAATATATTGAAGCAATTGATTTTACTTGTAGTGAACATATGGCATCTTTAATGCTAAGATACCAGCAGCATGAAAATGACGAGGTGTGGCTAAAAACCAAGCAGAATGAACAATTCCCCGAATGGTTCAGGAAAAAGGTAAGTTTTATTTATGTGTTTATTACCTTGTTACGTAGTCCTGATTAAAAACAATACAGACAAGTAATATAAGAAGTCGAAGACAtccaataaaaaataaaaacacagacctaaaaaaattgtttaattttttttattgtacAGATTGAGACGGAATTGCTCCATGACCATAATAGCATAGGTGATGATATAAGGTGGATGGCAGAAGGGCCTAACAAGAATGTTCCTACGTTTAGTGGTTATAAAATCAGCGGGGTTATTTATAGCACCAAGGAGCGTGATAATAATAGACAAGTACAGTGTAGTGGTGTTTGTGTTGTTGCAGATACATTAATGCTTTCCGAAAAATTTAAATCTGTTGAACATACTTCACATACCTATTATGGAGTTATAACAAGTATATGGGAGCTAGACTATAATAATTTTAGAGTCCCTATATTTCGTTGCAATTGGGTAGATATGAACAAAGGGGTTAAGGTTGATGAGTTGGGATATACATTggttaatttaaataaattaggATTTTCAAATGATCCTTTTGTTCTAGGGAAACATGTTAAGCAAGTTTGCTACATTGATGATACTCTTGAAAAATTTTGGTCTGTGGTGTTGAAAGTCCCGGAAAAGAACTTTTATGACCACTGTGATGATGAAAATGAAGGCTCTGTAGAAATAGAACTTGAGAATGAGCTGCAGTTGCCCGTGTTCCCGAATGTTGATGAACTGGACGATGAAAATACTAGCTATATGCGAGAGGAAGAAGAATGGATTCAACTTCCATAGtggtaatatatataattatttatagatACTTGAGTCCATGTACCGCTCACTTTATTCTTTTTGTAGGTGAAGCTCCCATTATCCATGTGTACTGCTCGTGAACCCCTTGATGAGATTACTTTTGCCGTGATAAAATCATCATCTAGTTGACTGAGTTTTCAATTTGTGAATGCTGCTGGTTGATGCTCTTCTTATAATAGATGATGATTTTATCATAGCAAAAATAATCATTCGGCGGACATACAAGTATGGCTAGCTTCTACTGCAGAAACAGGGCTTGGAGATATGTTATCTACTGCAGaggataaattataaaattttccacATCAAACTTGTGCAAATTAATGTTGATCACTTGTTTTTGTGTTTATGCAGAATTACCAGCATACGGCGGTTGTCAAGGCGTGCAAAATTATGGCTAAGCAGCATGCATGTTACCAAAGGCAGTAAACAAGGATTGTGTTTCCATTTTCATTGTAATATTCACTACTAAACAACTCTGTCTTGTATATATGGAACAATGTAATTTGAAATCTCTGTCTTGTTTAATTGAAAGTGTATGGTTTGCCAATTTTGAGGAATGGCTTACAATTTTGATTGAGGATCTCtagtttgttgttggttggacctTTGGCTGATTTATGGTATTATATCTGTTGGTTTGGGTTTATTCAGATTGGACATCTTATTGTTGGTTTGTGTACAGCAGGGTTGGGATATGTAATATGtgcaagtcaatttttttttccATCTTTGCTGTATAGACAACGGTTTCTTTTGCTAATCAGTAAACTGTTGTATGAACCTCTATTATCCCATAATGTTAATAACCATTGTCTATGAACTTTGCTTTCTACAATGGTATTTTAAATCCATTGTTTGATAGAGTCTAAGATATCAGTTTTAGTAAACCATTGTCTAAATTAGACAACGGACTTGTCAAAAACTGTTGTCTTAAGATGGAATGAATTTTTGTACATACAACATGCATGCAACATTATGTAAAAGGGTTACAAACAACAATTCGTAAAATAACAGTTGTCTTAAGATAGAATGAGTTTTTGGACATACAACATTGGTTCACGCTTGTTTAAAATAGTCATAAACAACAGTCCATGAAATCACAGTTGTCTAAATAAGTCAAATCGAAAAGCTTAGACAATAGTGTGCAAAAACCTCTATAAACGTTGTTGGATGGAAAGCAAGACAACTGTTTTTTCATAGCGAAGAAAACCCCGTGGTTTGATTTTTTGGGACAACGGGTATATTTTGAACCGTTGTCTCATGACAGTTGTGTGAATGAGATTTTGGTGTAGTGTTCTGTTCCtttaaatatttctttttgtatcTTTATCTAGTTAACCCGATTTGCAGACTTTCCATGCAAAACATATCGTGTTCAGTTTACTGTGTTTACATATTGCATACTCTACATCCTATATCTGGTATAAGAGCAGCATTCACCACCTGTGAGGTCACACAGGATGGAGGCTAACAAGACCAGAGAAGGCTCCATCGGGCTGAGTATTCCAATGCTTACAAAATTAAACTACACCACCTGGGCCATAAAGATGAAAGTACTTATGCAGGCGCATGCGGTTTGGGAATCAATCGAACTCAAGGATCCAAAGACGGTACCTAAGGAAAAGACAGATAAATGAGCGCTAGCCATGATTTATCAGGGGATTCCAGACGACATATTACTGGCAGTTGCAGAAAAGAAAACCTCAAAGGAAGCTTGGGAGTCGATCAAAACAATGTGTTTGGGAGCGGATAAGGTGAAGAAAGCTAAGGTTGAGACGCTTAAAATTGAGTTTGAGTCACTGAAAATGAAGGACACTGAAAAGCTGGACGATTTTTGTATGAGACTAAATGGTTTGGTCACAAACATCAGGGCATTAGGAGAAGCAATCGGAGAGGAATATATCGTGAAGAAACTATTAAGGGCTGTTTCAACCAAGTTCTTACAAATAGCCTCAGCCATAGAGCAATTTGGGAACTTGGATACAATGTCAGTGGAGGAAGTGGTTGGATCTCTTCGGGCTCATGAAGAGCAACTGAAAGGGCCTGCAGAAAGTAATGAGGGACAACAACTATTATTGACTGAGGAAGAGTGGCAAAGAGAGGAAAACACTGAAGGCAAGTTGTTACTTACTAGAGAAGAGTGGTTAGGGAGATCGGGCAAAAATGTCTCACATGGAGGAGGAGAAAGCAGGACAAGAGACAACCGATTTGTTCGAGATAGAAGCCAGGTAAAATGTTTTGGTTGTGGTGGCTACGGGCACTTTGCAGCTGAGTGTCGCAAAACTGGGCGAAACAAACAACAAAGGGGCGAAGCGAACCTAACACAGGTACATGACAACGAACCTGCGTTGTTGATGGTATTTTGTGAGAATAAAGTAAATGGAGGAATTGCTTTTAGTGAAGACAAAGGAGCAACAAATGACAAAGAGACTGAAGAACACACCTGGTACCTCGATAATGGTGCCAGTAATCATATGACTAGCAGACGAGACAAATTTGAGAAACTGGACAGGACAGCAAGAGGTGAGGTAAAATTTGGAGACGGGTCATTGGTAAAAATAGAGGGGAAAGGGTCTATCAGAATAGCGTGTAAGAATGGAGAAACCAGAGTTCTGAATAGTGTCTACTACATTCCCAACCTGCGAAGTAACATTATTAGCTTGGGATAACTTTCAGAGGAAGGAAACAGAGTCGTTCTGGATGGTAATCATCTCTGGGTATATGAAAGTTGTGGTCGATTACTTATGCAGGTTCAGAGATCTAGGAACATGCTGTACAAAATATACATCGAGGAAGCACAACAGACCTGCCTGTTAACGAAAGACGAAGAGAAAGCTTGGTTGTGGCATGAACGTCTCGGTCATGTTAATTTCAAGGCTCTGCACATGATGTCAAAGAACCGAATGGCACATGGCCTGCCCTCTATCAAACATCCTGGAGAAATCTGCAGTGGATGCCTCATGTCGAAACAGTCACGTAAGCCTTTTCCATCTCAAGCAAATTTCTTTGAAAAAACTAAATTAGAACTGATTCATTTAGACCTTTGTGGACCACTGTCTCCCCCCACTCCGGCGGGAAATCGTTATTTTATGTTATTGGTAGATGATCATACTCGTATGATGTGGGTCTATATGCTCAAAACAAAAGATGAGGCCTTAACATATTTAAGAAATTTAAACTGCTTGTTGAGAATGGTGAAAAACTGGGTATACAAGTTCTGCGAACAGATCGTGGGAGTGAATTCTGCTCCAGAGTTTTTTAATTTTTCTATGAGAACATGGTATTCTAAGGCATTTTACAGCGCCCtatacacctcaacaaaatggtatAGTAGAGCGCCGTAATTGCACGGTGATTGCCATGGCAAGAAGTATGTTGAATGAAAGAAACATGCCGACACAATATTGGGGGGAAGCTGTTCAGTATGCTGTTTATGTTCTTAACAAATTGCCAACTAGATCTCTGTCCGAAATCACACCTCATGAGGCATGGTTCGAGATAAAACCATGTGTGgaacatttaaaaatatttggcTGCCTGGCATACATGAAAATACATGCTCCGTACGCTAAAAAGCTCGATGCAAGAAGCAAAGAATTGGTCCATCTTTGTCGAGAAACAGGAACAAAAGCATACAGACTATTCGACCCAGACTCTGGCACTGTACACATCAGTAAAGACGTCATTTTTGATGAAAAGAAAGGCTGGGATTGAACAAGGAATGCAGACACTGCCATAGACTCATCTGAACAGCTAACAGTTGCAGGCTACAGTGATAATTTATTTGATGATCCAGCACAGGAAGTCACAGAGGAACCGACTACACCTGCAGTTCCTCAGAACAACACTACTGCAACTCCTAGCAGTCCACCCACGCAGCCTAGTGATGCCAGCGAACTCAGTGAACAGCCACTCCATTTTCGCTCTCTGGCTGATGTATATGCAGATTCTGCAGAGATTGAACTTGAGGAGGAATTATTCTTGATGGGAATTGATGAGCCAGTGTGTTTTGAACAAGCAATTACAGACGAAGTATGCAAAGAAGCCATGGAAAAAGAAATGTCCTCCATCGAAAAAAATAAAACATGGGAACTGACTACACTTCCTAAAGAACACAAGGCTATTGATCTTAAGTGGATTTTCAAAGTAAAAAAGGATCAGAACGGTGAGGTGACAAAGCACAAAGCCCGACTCATAGCAAAAGGATACGTTCAGAAACATGGTGTGGATTACGATGAGGTTTTTGCCCCTATTACGAGGCTGGAAACAGTCTGTCTACTTCTGGCTCTAGCAGCAAAACACGACTGGGAGGTACATCACCTCGACGTCAAGTCTGCGTTTCTAAATGACATCCTACTTGAAGAGGTTTATGTACGACAACCTAAAGGTTTTATTAAGGAAGGGCAAAAAGACAAAGTATACAGACTTCTTAAAGCCCTGTATGGCCTACGCCAAGCCCCCCGGGCCTGGTACTCACGATTAAATCAGTACCTCTTGTAACTGGTTTTCCTCAAATGTCCCTTCGAACAAGCTGTTTACACTAAACAATCCAGAGCAGATTCGTTAATTGGTGGAGTTTATGTTGATGACTTGATCATCACAGGTACAAACGCGTCGGACATTGCAAAATTCAAGGGGGATATGAGCAGGGAATTTAACATGTCCGACCTCGGGAAACTGGCTTACTATCTGGGTTTGGAGGTGTCTCAAAACTATGGGGTCATCGAAGTCAAGCAGTCCATCTACGCCAAGAAAGTTCTCGAGAAGGCAGGATTGGCCGAATGTAATGCAGTCAAATTTCCTATGGATCACAGCCTGCAGATACATGCTGACAAGGAAGGACAAGCTGTGAATTCCACTCATTTTAAGAGTATAGTTGGCGGATTGCGATATCTAGTGCACACACGCCCAGACATCGCTTTTGCAGTTGGTATAGTCAGCCGATATATGGAGAGACCAACCGAGTTGCACTTAAATGCGGTAAAACAAATTTGTCGTTATGTTAAAGGGACGATACACTATGGACTGCTGTATACGAAAGGCCACggaaattatattttaaaaggtTTTTCAGACAGTGATTTGGCAGGAAGCTTGGACGACAGAAAAAGCACAGGAGGTATGGCCTTCTATCTTGACGAGAATCTGGATACTTGGGTGTCTCAGAAGCAGCGATGCGTCGCCTTATCCTCCTGTGAAGCAGAATTTATGGCCACTACTGCTGCTGCGTGCCAGGCCATTTGGCTTCAACGAGTACTGAGCTGTATTGCAGATGTGGAACTAGGTCCAGTCATTCTCTATGTCGACAACAGGTCAGCTGTAGACCTTGCTAAGAATCCAGTGTTCCACGGGAGAAGTAAACACATCGACTTGAGATACCATTTCATTCGTGACTGCGTCGAAAAGGGCTTGATCATCATAAGACATGTCAGCACACACGAACAATGTGCGGACATTCTGACAAAGGCAATGACAGCTGCAAAGTTTGAGAAAATGAGAGATTTGCTGGGGATCAAGAAAGTAAATGATGTTTAGATTCACGGGGAGTATGTTGGGATTAattttaatctaaacatattttagttatttgtttattttgttttctGAATAACTAGCTGTCCATGTATTATGTTAACAGCTTAGACTTAGTTTCTGTCAGCTATGTGAGTTTAGGAGATTAGATTGGAGATAAACTAGGATTTGTTATTCCCTGGTTTATAGC is a window from the Apium graveolens cultivar Ventura chromosome 1, ASM990537v1, whole genome shotgun sequence genome containing:
- the LOC141709300 gene encoding uncharacterized protein LOC141709300; protein product: MGYDKIHACPNNCLLYRGPQDEDETTCRICKASRWKLNKKGEEQEGVPAKVLWYFPLIPRIRNLFNTPAIAKDMTWHETERQQDGKMRHPADSQTWKDVDQKWPDFASESRNLRLALSADGFNPFHGNRTDHSSWPVLLSVYNLPPWLCMKRRYIMLCLLISGPTEPGNDIDVFLQPLIEDLQELWRGKQVYDAYRQESFVLRGILLWTISDYPALGNLSGHVVKGYNACIVCVDKTEATRLVHYRKTVVMRHRRWLPRHHPYRKQKAAFDNSVETGAGPIPLTGEQVFERVQHLRDHVFGKTQRQHKRKKGDARPVWKKLSIFFQLEYWKFLPVRHVLDVMHIEKNICEALLGTLLNIPGKTKDRESVRLDMAEMGIRMELRPKTPGKKEKVPLAAWNLSNAEKKVVCSSFLQMKLPDGFCSNIKNLVNMEKLRLVGMKSHDCHTILHHLLPIAIRSVLHKKVRCTIIRFCLFFKAICSKVIDVDKLENMQSQLVETLCQLEKHFPPSFFDVMIHLSIHLVREVKLCGPIFLRWMYPFERYMKAFKVYVRNAAHPEGCIAEAYVAEEAVERLVNFEEATIGLPKNDRHEQNAISKPLSGATMIKPSKEELHLAHLCVLQNSNHMRQYFE